Below is a window of Lodderomyces elongisporus chromosome 3, complete sequence DNA.
AATTGCTTTCTTCTTGAAATACATTGGGAAATAACATGAAATTGGCAACCACTAATGAATCTTGCCTCCACCACTATTTCCCCCACCCGCCcccaacaaaacaacattTAGTAAACCATCTCAAAAAGGTCGCTTTATAGCTGAAATCTGTCTAGACTTGAAACAGTCTGGacttttgttgttatttAATTGTTGGTGAAATAGGAGCCCTGGAGTGTGTGCTACTCTCAGTTTCatttgaaataaaacacacacactcacacactTACACATACATGTTTActtacacatacacacacacgcacacacaAAGAGAGTAAATCATAGCCAAACATGCCAGATGCAATGAAGATGCGTTGATGATATCGAAATGCACATCACCATTTCGAAACCGCAACTCAGGGGAGGGAAGTGTATGAAAGAGAGATAGCAAGGGGGAGGACATCGTTAAAGGCGTCATATTCAGAAAGATATGTACAGATTCAGTGACTTGTCTTGCTTCCTAAGAGGCAACGAACCATTGCCTAGACTTGAAGATTTACTTCTCCtttagaaaaaagaaagaaagaaagaacacAAACAGAGgacaaaagcaaagaattCGACTAGCATATTCTGGAAGTTTAAAAGGCGCTACATATTGTCTCTATATATGTATCATTTCCAAAATGCATGTGTGTCGTTTAAGAACAATTGGAAACACCTTTTTAGCGATTACGCACAACAATCACAAGTTTTTCATACAAAAAGTttatgtgttttttttttgttcttgctcTCTTTTAGGTCAGATAgagaataagaaagaaaaaataaaaaataaaagtgaaaataaaaataaaatagaaaaataagtTTTAAGAATTGTGGGTCAATTACAAAACATTGATTCCTTCAAATGCAAGGGTTAAGGGTTCGGGATAGGTCATGGAGGTTATGAGTAAAACCTTCTTTCCAGAGTAGGTGAATGTTTCAAAAGTAAATGCTTATTCTCAGGAGTATACATGGCTCGATAAAACAtttctgttcttttcttcttgttttccttGTAAGATGGGTCAAAGAGTTTGTCCGAAATAATTGATAATTTTTCATCGTTCCTAAGCAAGCAAGGATGAAATTTAGGAACTAAGCCATGTATTTACTTGAGAACCAGACCGTGCAACCACAAACTGCGTGAGCAATCTAAAAGCgcaaaactttttttaaaaaaaaagcgaAAGCGAATGTCAAAAAACGAATGTCAAAGGgcagttaaaaaaaacacatttAAAAGAACTAACGGACCATATTAAtccaaaaaaggaaataaaaggaaTTTCATTCCAATTCCGTGGATAAACCGACGACTAAGCGAATTTATAGGTCTTTTCAATAAAGCGGCTGTGGTGCaaaaagattttttttaaaaaaaaaaagagagaaaaagaagaagaagtgatacaaaaaaaaaattaaagtgTGATTTAATGGTGAATAAATATGTGGGAAATTGAGAGACATAGTGGGGAAGTGAAAGCGAGCAGATTCAAAGTGATCATGAACATGATATAcatgatgaagaggaaaataaaaaaaagagcttCGAGTTTAGATGTTAGATAATAGTAGAAGATTTTATGTTCCCATTCCAACGACACGAGGCTCATGCCTTTCTATACTTAATTCCTTGTCCATAACTTCGACTCCCGAACCGATGACTATTTTATTCACGCTCAGTACAAACTatacttaaaaaaaaacgttCTTGGACCTGTCTCAGGTTTCACATGTgcgtattttttttttactcgTAAACAAGTTCTActagaaggaaaaaaaaaatacaactaAAGCAGCAACTAACAGAAAAAGCAACTAAAGCGCAACTGAAGCAGTACTGgaaacaacagcaacaacagcaacagcaacaacaacaattacaaaaactacaattacaataaaaagaacaataagAATAACAATAAACTTTACATTTGATCGCGAGTTTGAGATTGTaaaacttttgttttagttTTCAATTCAAGTTTGCTCCTTCTGTAAAGACTTGTTATGGCAACTAAAGAATTTCATTTGTAATTTAATCTTAAAATAGTACCCCCACTGCAAAACTACAAAGTAATAAACAagtagagaaaaaaatagaccATGATCCCTCGGTATTTCATTATGCAAATCAAAGTATTAGCCATttagagcaaaaaaaaaaagaaaagttgcaATTAGTGCAAATTTTACACCATCTGTGGCTTTCGGCACCGCCACCGCCACCGATCCCAGAGCTACTTTAATTTTCAACCTCCACTTCCGCTGCTTGCGCCTccacttttgttttggaaaattgcTTGCAAAAACACTAAAAATGCATTGCTCTAAAGATGCACCACGGAAGtcaaaaagatgaaaaaatgaCTCCttctttcactttcatgaacacttttttgattttgaaaccaaaaaaacaataaatcaaaaaaaggagaaaaaaaagagaaaaaaaaaatataagtACCAAAGAGTAATCcagcaaaagcaaacatTCGTTACTACAAACATACACAAAATAATGGCTTCTCTGAACATTTTCATAATTTTATTCATATTTCCAGCCGTGCGCGCTTGTTTTCTCGCAAGAGTCTCCTATTCTCTAGTCGCTGTTCTTCTAATTGTGCAAGAACGATCTTGTGCTCTCGTTTTAAATCTTCTAGTTCTTTGATCGTGGCGCGCAAGGTGCTATTCCCAACAAAATCGCTGCGGTTGCGTGCGGGAATATGTCTCAGCGATATTCTGTCGCGATGACCATCGTCTCCTCTGTATTTTCTATAGTCATCATCGTTTTCAAGTTCATGTTCAACTTTATGTTCAAGTCCTTGTTCAAGTTTGTGTGCATCTTCACCTTCGCTGTCGCTACGATCTTCATCATCCCCATTACCATCGGCGTTAAAGTAACTAACAATTCGAGATAAAAGACCCCGATTTTTCTCCTTATCGGATGTCACCTGTTTCCCAGGTTTTTTCGATACCCTATAACTTTTACCTACCCGATGGTTCTTATTCATATATTTATTGAAAGATGCTATACTTTGTCGGCTCTTTCGCAATGTCTCGTCAAGTGACTTTATAGGTGAACCAAAGTATGGCTTTGGGTTTCCAGTGATGcggtcatcatcatcatttgaACTCAATGTGGTGGTTCTAGTTAGATATGATGGCATAGCACGATCTCGCTTACCGTCATCCAAAGTGTCATGATTTGAATGCACTCCTGATAACCTGACTGAACTCGTTCCAGTTGTGCGATTTCCAAAAACATCATCCGATCGATTGTAATTCATTGTTGGTCTAAGTGTCTCAGATGAACTCAACTTGGTATAACTACGATCTCGCTTGAAACCATTCAATTCTTCGTATCTCTTCGTTCGAAAATCAATACTATTCCCGTTTTTCGGCTCAGAAGTATATGATGGGCTTCTTTCTCTATTGCTTGTTCTATAGTTGCCAGTTGATTTATTTACTCTGTTCAAAAGCTCCGATCTTATTTCATTCTGATTGGTGCCTGGTAAATCCTTGTCGTCCTTAAATCTTGATACGCCCCCACGAGATCGCCACGAAATGGGGTCCCTGCCAATTCCTGATCTTTTCAGTATCTCATTatcttttccattctctTTATAATTTAAGTTTCCAAGCCGACCACGAGGTGGAGATAAATCAAATCGAGATAGCTTATCGTCTAGTTGTTCACGCCGACCGCGAGGTGATTTGTCAAATGTATTTGATAATCTGGGATACAAAGAATCTACTGTATTATCCTTATAAGTGCTTGAGTTTCCACCATTCTGTTTTCTAGATTGTCTATACTGATTGAGAAGATCAGACATTTGGATAtcggaagaaaaaaataaaatatcaAAAGGGTGAACTGGTTAATAATACGTTCAGATTTCGAGGTCTACCTTTACATCCTCAAAAAATTGagagtgtttttttgttttgtttttcttctattcttttcatttcttttatttgatCAAGTCGCGCTTATCATCATCTGCTTCACCCATCTTTTTcgatttcttttctttttttccttttcttttttttttggttttaagACGcgtttctgtttttttttactttcgCGGGTGTTTAGAAATCACTAGATACGAAGAGTAAGAGTATCACTAATACAAACATCGTCATCACTAACACTTAAAaacactactaccactatcACCGCCACTAATACTTTTACTTTCCAATCTAAACCACTATGTCTATTGGCTTGGtcaagaaaaacaagacaGCTACTTCATTGCCCATAAAACTTCTGCCATCGAATCTACGACCCATTGTTTTTAGAACTCTAACGAAAAAGCATGGTTTAAACGTCAATTCTGAGGCATTAGCCATGCTTACAGATGTCATAAGTCAAAaatttggttttgattGGCGAAGTATCCAGTCGCAACAGTTTCTCGAGGAGATTGCCAAATTCTGGAAATTAGAGGATCGTGGGAtatttgttgatgctgaGGGACTAAAATCAGTGATGAAGGAAATTAACCTGAAAGAAGAGGCTCTAAGAGTTCAAAAAGCTGGAAGGACAGATACCATCGTAGATGACCAGATTACAGAAGATGAAATACAAATTCAATGGCAAGACTATTTCAAAATAGTATCGCCTAACGAGCAACCACGATGTACTTTTGACAAGACAAGAAAACAGTTTATTGTCACTTTacgaaaggaaaaaatgcCTCTCTTGGCCAGTTTGAGTCTAAATCAAAGAGCATGCGTTGAGTCCAAGAACAACCAATACCATTTAATTATGGACAGATTATCTCGGAATGAAAGTTTCCAAAAAGTGTCAATGACCAGCATTTCCAACCTCCATTCGATATCAAACAACAATGGCGGGATGTTCTTTAACAATGAAATAACATTGATCAAAAATGTACTCGGTAGAGATGGACAAcggtttttgctttttgggTTATTATCCAAAGATTCTGCTGGTGAATTCATCTTGGAAGACTCAACAGACTATATCGAATTGAACCTTGCACAAACCGTCAAAAACCAAAGCTCATTTTATTCACCAGGAATGTTTGTATTGGTTGAAGGGATATATTCAGCATCTGGAGGCAACTCATCGCTGAACCAGGATTATATAGGAGGTTGTTTTTACGTGAGCAATATTGCACACCCGCCAGcagaaagaagagataAGAGTTTGGAAGCTTATGGGCTTGTTGACTTTTTGGGTGTGCATAGACACATTGCGTCTGCCAATGGAGGAGACCGGGCAATAAAGATACCTAAACCgtacaaaaagaaactttCACAACTCGAAAAATCATTAACAAACcacaaaattgtttttatggGAAGCGATTTGTATTTCGATTCACCCAAAGTGATAAATGGATTAACGaaatttttgcaaagacTCGAAAACTCAATAATTGAAGAGCAGGATGGCGATGGCGAGAGAAAGACACCGCTTGCTTTGGTTCTAACTGGTTCGTTTTCATCTAAACCTTTGACCTCAACTACTTCTTCGGCAACAAGTATTTCCAACTCAGAGCATTATAAGGGACTTTTTGACTCTTTTACCAATTTGCTTGCCAATTACCCTAATGTGGTGCACACTTGTAAAATTGTTCTTATTCCTGGCGATAACGACCCATGGCAATCGACGTTTTCTTTGGGTTCATCTTGCTTGAATGTGATCCCGCGGGCCTCAATTGCCAGAGTCTTTGTCAATAGATTGGAGAAATTATTACCGAGGGGAAACTTGATCCTTGCTTGGAACCCATGTAGGATCAATTACCTTTCGCAAGAGATTGTTGTGTTTAAAGATCAATTGATGAGCAAGTTCAAGAGAAACGATATTGTATTCCCACAGGATttggaattggaaaaagatCCATTAGAAGGATTAAATGATAAAGAACGAATTGACCAACTAATACAACGAAAAGACGAACATGTGAGCAGCAAGATCAAACAAGCAAGAAAGCTAGTCAAAGTAATCTTGGATCAAGGAACATTGCTGccatttgaaaaaagtttaAAGGTAGTCAACTCGCAGTACGATTATAGTTTGAGACTTGAACCACTGCCAAATATCATTATCTTGCACGACACGAGCTTTGACAACTTCGAAGTCACGTACCAGGGTTGTAGAGTGGTGAACATAGCACGAGCAATGAACCAGGGGAGCAGAAAATTGAACTATGTTGAATACTATCCAAGCTCTAAAAAGTTTGATTTTAAAGACTTGTATTTCTGATCAAGAAATAGGGCCCATAGTTTTTACGTGATATTAGTACCGTTGGTATCATTGCTGCCATTCAAGAATAACAAAGCAGTGTTAATGTTGTTACAAGAAGTACGATAGcaataaaggaaaagaaaaaagaaaaaagaaaaaggaaaaaggaaatagaagaaatgAATGTagatttattttcaatctctTGTTGAGACGGGACTACTAACTCTGTATCTATAAAAGTATAGAATACTTTGAATGAAAGtgatattctttttttagcatattttttaaattacAGGTAATCACTAACCAAGTTTGATCGTGTACACTAAGGATGGTACTAAACGGTGAAGTAAACTATTATGCAATACACTTGGTCTTGtcctttattttactttactttttccttttagaACTTCGAGGTTgagttttgaaaatttaaagTCGTTGTCGCGCGCTTACACATTTTGGATCTGAGAGATGTACCTGAgacttttcattttactTTCGGTTTATTAcacgtatatatataccaaTATATAggaatatatatgtgtgtgtaacACTGAATCATACTACTCTTGAACTagacaagacaagacaagatAATACAACGGTCCAGGGTTGAACtatttcattctttttttttcttcccctCACACCTCTCTCTTCTACTTTCTTTCCTATTCCCTTTCTGATTTgtccacaaacaaactacAATGACTTCTTCAGAGCCTATGGATATAACACAACATGAATTTGTCAAAGAAAAGCATATCAATTTCATTATTGAACAAGAATCGAATAGATCATACGAGTACTGGCTCAGCGAGCACCTACGAATGAATGGCTTATATTGGGGTGTAACTGCATTAATCACAATGAAAAGCCTTAACGAGAAAACACTACCGGAAAACTCAGTTGTTGAATTTATACTTAGTTGCTGGGATGCGAGTTCAGGTGCATTTGGTGCATTTCCACAACACGATGCACATATACTTTCTACATTGTCAGCATTGCAAATATTGAAGATATACGATAATGAGCTAAAACAACTCACACTGGGGCAAAAGTCGCAATTGGTGAAATTCATCAAGGATTTGCAGCAACCCAATGGAAGTTTCCAAGGTGATGGCTTTGGCGAAGTTGATTCGAGATTCACATATACTGCTGTTTCTGCATTGTCATTATTAGGCGAATTGACGCCTGAACTTTGCGACACCGCTGCAAAGTTCATCATGGACTGCTATAATTTCGATGGCGGATTCGGTCTTGTTCCCGGATCCGAGTCGCATGCGGCACAAGGTTTTGTATGCGTTGGTGCTTTGGCAATTATGGATAGACTCCATTTGCTAAAAGAAGTAGAGATCAAGGTGGCAAGCTGGCTTAGTGAAAGACAAGTTTTACCCTCTGGCGGGCTTAATGGTAGGCCCGAGAAATTGCCAGATGCCTGTTATAGTTGGTGGGCGTTATCGACATTAAGCATATTGGGTAGAAAACACTGGGTCGATTTGACAAAATTAGAAAATTTCATATTAAGTTGTCAAGATTTGGAGAAAGGCGGTATAAGCGATCGTCCTGATAACCAAACCGATATATACCATACATGTTTTGGAATTTGTGGATTGAGTTTAATCGATTACGAGAAATACGGTTTTGACGAGATTGACCCCGTTTATTGTATGCCTATAAGAGTGACGAAAAAGTTTCAGAAATGGAAAGCAAATTGAGGGCAAGTACCAGATGCACCAAAAAAACGTCATCTTGAAATATTGAGTTTACACTTTTACACCATTGATAAATCATAGTAAAAACAGTGCTGGTAGTCTTGTATCTTTGCAACTTTATGTTAAAAGTGATGGAGGATACTTATTTCGTGTAGAAAATgcaaataaaattttataATTGGGATGCTCAAATTCCATCTATGCTAATGCggaaaaattataaatttAAAGCCTTTATCACCGCCACAATTACACAAAAGTTGTAGGTATTCAATTCTTAACAAAATTCTCTACAAATATATTATTCCTTTTGGtacattttatttcaattgcAATCACAATCAAAGTCTATATCAAAACAGATTTGAGGCATACAATTCTCTTGATTATATagaagagagaaataaaaaagaaaaagaagaaaaaaaaaagacataGAGACAAAAGTGTCATATTTCTCCAATCTCATTTCCGTTATCACTTTGCTTTTACAATGAAGATCGCAGTTGGCCAACTTTGCTCCTCGTCTAATCTTGCACGCAACCTCGAAACAGTATTAAAGATATTTAATGAAGCCGTCCAATCCAAATCCAGAATACTTTTCCTTCCTGAGGCAACAGATTATATTGCACGAAATGCGGACCATAGTCGACAATTAGCTTCGGATGTTCAGTCGCAGTTTTTGACACCATTACTCAACCATATAAAACAACTCAAGTCATCTACATACGTCTCACTTGGGGTTCATTTACCTGGAAATACCAGTGCGCGTGTCAAGAATGTCCATCTTTTAATTGACCCTGAGGGTACAATTGTTCAGCAATACCAGAAAATTCATCtatttgatgttgatgtgcCGAATGGTCCTATTTTGAAGGAGTCCAACTCTGTCGAGCCTGGCTCCAAAATTTTGGATCCATTTCCAATAAATGATGGTGGAAAAGATAGTTTCCACTTGGGATTGGCGATTTGCTACGATATTAGGTTTCCCGAACTCAGTTTGAAATTACGTGAAAAGGGTGCAAACATATTGACTTTTCCAAGTGCATTCACAACAAAGACTGGCGATGCGCATTGGGAAATATTGACCAAAGCAAGAGCATTGGACTCTCAATGCTTTGTAATCAATGTAGCTCAATGCGGTAAACACGATACAGGAACTGTTGATGGTCAGAAAAGCGCGGTTGTGAGGGAGAGTTATGGTGAGTCAATAGTTGTTGATGCATGGGGAAAAGTATTGGCAAGGGCATCAAAGTATAGCGATGAGCCTGTGCAGGAGTATGAAGTTATATACGCCGAGTTAAATTTGTCAGAGTTGGAGAAAACGAGACAAAACATGCCATTACTAGATCATAGAAGACCTGATGTGTACaagtaaataaatgaatgcaaatgcaaatgcaaagtGCAAAGTGCAAATAATCAACATaagtatatacatataagAGAG
It encodes the following:
- the NIT2 gene encoding Carbon-nitrogen hydrolase, translating into MKIAVGQLCSSSNLARNLETVLKIFNEAVQSKSRILFLPEATDYIARNADHSRQLASDVQSQFLTPLLNHIKQLKSSTYVSLGVHLPGNTSARVKNVHLLIDPEGTIVQQYQKIHLFDVDVPNGPILKESNSVEPGSKILDPFPINDGGKDSFHLGLAICYDIRFPELSLKLREKGANILTFPSAFTTKTGDAHWEILTKARALDSQCFVINVAQCGKHDTGTVDGQKSAVVRESYGESIVVDAWGKVLARASKYSDEPVQEYEVIYAELNLSELEKTRQNMPLLDHRRPDVYK
- the DPB2 gene encoding DNA-directed DNA polymerase epsilon, subunit B, which codes for MSIGLVKKNKTATSLPIKLSPSNLRPIVFRTLTKKHGLNVNSEALAMLTDVISQKFGFDWRSIQSQQFLEEIAKFWKLEDRGIFVDAEGLKSVMKEINSKEEALRVQKAGRTDTIVDDQITEDEIQIQWQDYFKIVSPNEQPRCTFDKTRKQFIVTLRKEKMPLLASLSLNQRACVESKNNQYHLIMDRLSRNESFQKVSMTSISNLHSISNNNGGMFFNNEITLIKNVLGRDGQRFLLFGLLSKDSAGEFILEDSTDYIELNLAQTVKNQSSFYSPGMFVLVEGIYSASGGNSSSNQDYIGGCFYVSNIAHPPAERRDKSLEAYGLVDFLGVHRHIASANGGDRAIKIPKPYKKKLSQLEKSLTNHKIVFMGSDLYFDSPKVINGLTKFLQRLENSIIEEQDGDGERKTPLALVLTGSFSSKPLTSTTSSATSISNSEHYKGLFDSFTNLLANYPNVVHTCKIVLIPGDNDPWQSTFSLGSSCLNVIPRASIARVFVNRLEKLLPRGNLILAWNPCRINYLSQEIVVFKDQLMSKFKRNDIVFPQDLELEKDPLEGLNDKERIDQLIQRKDEHVSSKIKQARKLVKVILDQGTLSPFEKSLKVVNSQYDYSLRLEPSPNIIILHDTSFDNFEVTYQGCRVVNIARAMNQGSRKLNYVEYYPSSKKFDFKDLYF
- the BET2 gene encoding Rab geranylgeranyltransferase (BUSCO:EOG09263G3M); translated protein: MTSSEPMDITQHEFVKEKHINFIIEQESNRSYEYWLSEHLRMNGLYWGVTALITMKSLNEKTLPENSVVEFILSCWDASSGAFGAFPQHDAHILSTLSALQILKIYDNELKQLTSGQKSQLVKFIKDLQQPNGSFQGDGFGEVDSRFTYTAVSALSLLGELTPELCDTAAKFIMDCYNFDGGFGLVPGSESHAAQGFVCVGALAIMDRLHLLKEVEIKVASWLSERQVLPSGGLNGRPEKLPDACYSWWALSTLSILGRKHWVDLTKLENFILSCQDLEKGGISDRPDNQTDIYHTCFGICGLSLIDYEKYGFDEIDPVYCMPIRVTKKFQKWKAN